A stretch of the Vigna radiata var. radiata cultivar VC1973A chromosome 7, Vradiata_ver6, whole genome shotgun sequence genome encodes the following:
- the LOC106765840 gene encoding protein SLOW GREEN 1, chloroplastic, giving the protein MLTSASSSIFFFIPTPKPSHSSRFTVRAHSKSPTLPNLKALAGAAVFAAVALQFPSARASPPPSPPLQTDHLHEESLTPLSDILETNAEALAALKSLLQQKLELGEDDEARAILKRLIAAQPDAVDWKFLAARLAAETGDADGARAYYEEVLAANPLSFEALFENALLMDRSGEGEAAMRRLEEALRLAEEDNKKKEARDVRLIIAQITFLQKNVDEALGIYDQLTKEDSSDFRPYFCRGMIYSLLDRNEEAKEQFAKYRELSPKKFEVDGYLRTPLSRMKLFSTDES; this is encoded by the coding sequence ATGTTGACTTCTGCATCttcctccatcttcttcttcatccccACTCCAAAGCCCTCACATTCTTCTCGCTTCACCGTTCGGGCTCACTCCAAATCTCCCACTCTCCCCAACCTCAAAGCCCTCGCTGGCGCCGCAGTCTTCGCCGCCGTCGCCCTCCAATTCCCCTCCGCACGCGCCTCTCCTCCGCCTTCGCCCCCTCTCCAAACCGACCACCTCCACGAAGAATCCCTCACGCCGCTCTCAGACATCCTCGAAACGAACGCCGAGGCCCTTGCCGCTCTCAAGTCCCTCCTCCAGCAGAAGCTCGAGCTCGGCGAGGACGACGAGGCGCGCGCCATCCTCAAACGCCTAATCGCCGCGCAGCCCGACGCTGTCGACTGGAAGTTTCTCGCAGCGCGCCTCGCCGCCGAGACCGGCGACGCCGACGGTGCTCGCGCGTACTACGAGGAAGTTCTGGCGGCGAACCCGCTCTCGTTCGAGGCGCTGTTCGAGAACGCACTGCTGATGGACCGGTCAGGGGAAGGGGAAGCGGCGATGCGGCGGCTGGAGGAGGCGCTGCGCCTGGCCGAGGAGGACAACAAGAAGAAGGAGGCGAGGGACGTGAGGCTCATCATAGCGCAGATCACGTTTCTTCAGAAGAATGTGGATGAAGCGTTAGGGATTTATGATCAGCTCACGAAAGAGGATTCGAGCGATTTTAGACCTTACTTTTGCAGAGGCATGATTTATAGCTTGCTTGATAGAAACGAGGAGGCAAAGGAGCAGTTTGCAAAGTACAGAGAGTTGAGTCCCAAGAAATTTGAGGTGGATGGGTATTTGAGAACCCCTTTGTCAAGGATGAAGCTGTTTAGCACCGATGAGAGCTGA